tcaatcttaaaatattataaaataaaattatggataaggtatttattattcaatataagaaaaaaataattatattcttaataatataaatacatatatatttatatacatataattgCGGTTTTTCGTTATAAAACGGTATACACCGATATCATATCGAAATATCGATATGCTAGTTTTACGTATTGAAAGTTTCAGTAtggtataaatatatattttttaatacggTAATTTTTCATATGATATACGGTatttcatataatatttttgataggATACACAACTCTTAAGTTCAattgtcataaaaaaaaaatagattgatAGATTCGAAATTTACCTTACCTAAATTACTATGATTAATAGATGATTTGAAACCATAATTTCATCAAATTCGTCCATCCAAATACATCTTTAATCTATGAGTTACCAAGACTCAATTACCTACTCTGTGAATGTAACTAATTATCGGTAACAACATGCTAGCTATGAAAATCTGAATTTGGTTTGCAGGTAATTTGTTTGCTTACGCAAAGAAAGTGACTAACAGAAGAATTTGATGTTCATAAATCTGAACAATCTGGACAAAGTACTTGGAATTGGCAGTGTTATGTTTTCAAGAATATATTCTTTGTATTATTAAATAACAGTACAGTgtcatatattatattgttgaagGGGTTTTCAAGATATATTCTTTCATGATTGTTTCTTATTTTTAGGTAGATGTACCTGATTATTAAATTGTGATTGGGATGCTATCATTATTAAATAACAAGGAGACAACTATTCATTTTCCACGTTCTTGCCGGACCAAATCCTACTAAGATTTGGGCGTGAAATCAAATtccatttgaaaataataaaaaaatttagaatattCCATATAATACAAAGTTGGCTGCTATGGCTATTTGGATACGTGTCtaccttcttttttttaaaaaaaaaaaaaaaattctacaatTGATAGTTAAAGAAAGCGGGCGATATATATAAGAATCACATGAATTTTGGAGGATCAAAGTTAATAAGGTTTTATGTTAAAATGAACCCGAACAATTTTTCAGTGAtcctcaaatttaattttacgaaaatagtttaaattttgaatctttgcTCATGTTTTCATCTCCCATGCATTATTTGAAACCACATGGTTGAAGTattcaaaaagaaaagaattttaAGCAGCTCGGATATGCCGAGATGGACTTCAGAATGTGAACTAACACATCACTAATCCATCCATGGAAATGATGAAATCCCATGCAAAATTCAAGGGTGGCCcaaagatgatttttttttcacatgCTAACTGATGAGTTGAAGATAAAAAGACCGAGCGACTGATAAACATAGATAATGATGTCAGAAATAGTTCTCATCACTGGTAGCAATCTCGTTTGCCATAAATCAACCAAGATTTTGAATCACCATGTTGAGAAAATACTTAAAGAGGGGAAAGGGGAGGACGAAACTAGGCAACGAGACAACAGCGCGTCCATGAGAAGAAGAAATCATAGTAAACTGTCTTAACTAGGTAGCTAGTTCAACAAGAAAAGGCATATGATGTGGTAGATGTTGGTCATCATTAACGAATAAGACGTCCTATTTCTGTTGTTTCTTCCACAACACACCAAACCTTCTTAGCACATTggcatttttcttcttcaatgtgTCTTCACTGATATCACCTGCGTAAGGAGAATTAATAATTCCCATTCCAGGGCTGCAGTTGCTGTCCATTGATCCTGTCCTCTCCATGAAATGTCCATTGTTGTTTCCTGCTGAAAGCATTGCAGTTGCTGCCTCGGCAGCCTTCCTCCACTGATCTAACTGAACCTTTAGCCTTCTTAACTCGGTTTCCATATCTGCATTTGCTGTTTGTGCTGCCTCCAGCTGCTCAGCCATTCGTGCGGCCCTTCTGTTGCTCTTATCAACTTCCTCCATCATGTACGCGATCTTCATCAGAGCCCCCTTCTCGGCAGCTCCTGCTGACTCAAGATCAGAAACAACTTCATCACTAGCTTTACAGTGGTTGACGTCCTTGATTTCCATTCTCAAAGTTTCATTTCCCCCAGATGCACTTAGCCACTCCTCCTCTTTTTCCACTATCCGGGATTTCAAACTTTCTACATCTGCCTTAGATTTCTCGAGCTCTGACTCAAGTTCATTTTCTCTCATGCCGGATAGCATCTTCTCGAGCTTTAGTGTCAAACCCTCATTCTCCTCACTTATACCTTGTAGCTCGGTCTCTTTATCAATCAGGTTAGCCTTTAActcttcaatttcaaatttagaTTTCCTCAGTGCTTCCTCAAGTTCAGCTTCTCTCTGAATTGATGTAGATTTTATATGTTCCAGCATTTCGATTGTCTTCCTCATCTTCTCTGTGTTTTGAGCTTGTACTTCATTGTATCTTGTGTTAGCAGCTTCTAAAGCTGATCGCAATTGTTCCGCTTCAACTTTCACAGAAGCAAACTCTGCTTCAATGGATTCTTCCCCAGTTTTTCTGGTTCTCGCAATTTCAGACTCGCTATATTTCTTTTGAGTTTGAGAGTCTCTGTTACAAATATCAACCTTGAGTTTGCTCACAAGTTCTTCCAAAAGTTTAACCCGAGCCTTCGACTGGCCAAGCTCAGAAGCTACATCCTCATATGCTTCCGTTGTTTTATGTCCATCGGAGCTAAGTGTTTCCACCATCATCTTGGCAATTTCAAGCTCAGTCAGAGTTTCTACTACTCGCATCTGTGCCTGTGTTTCAGAATCTTTGCATTCTTTTAGCTGTTTCTTCATGTCTTCAACGAGTAACTGAGCTTCCCCCAAGTTTTCTTTCAACGCATCAAAATCTTTTCGTGTAGAATCCGAATGCTTGGCCTGAGATGCTTCAGATCCAGAGACTATTTCAAGCTGGAACTTAAGTTGTTTAATCTCCTTCAGAGCAGAAGCTAGTGCTGATAAATAGTGTGAATACTGCTTTTGTATGGTTTCAAGTTCGTATTTTAATGCCAGATCATGTCCTTCTAATGCCTCACGAAGCACTAGCTTATGAACTTCCTCAGTAGCCGACTGATCTAAAAGTTGATTCTGTGAATCCTCAAGCTTTTCAGACAGCGCTAAGAGCTGTTTGTTTGATTCCTCACCAGCTTTCCATGCTTCATCCTTTAATGCTTCAGTGAAGCTTAATTGATCTTTCACACTTTTAAGATCATTCTCCAGCTGACATAGCTGAAACTCGAGTTCAGAAACTTTGCCGGGATGCTTACTCTGAAAGTCGCAAAAATAAAGACCATAACTTCCAGAAAATATCTTTCAGATGCATTTGCtgatcaagaatttcaaacaaTGGCCACTGTGGAGTTgaattggaaatgaaagataaaTTGATGCCGAAAATAAAAGGATTCAGACAAACTCGAGCTAAACTATCATGGTCTTAACAATCACAAAGTATAACACCAATGATAAGATATACTTTGTATACCTCAGAGACTGGACTCCTAGGTGACTTATGATCGGCAACTTTAGGGCTTCTCTCTTTCGGTGCTTTACTGGTTAAGTTGGAAGATGATGCAGTGTGGTCTACATATCGAGCTGTTGGCTTGAGCTGGCTTTTGACTCCAGGAGAACTCTTTATGGATCCTTCTGAAGTCGCAGCTCGAGGGCTTGAGTTCTTTTGAAATGCTTCTGAGGAAGTAGACCGAGGAGAAGTCCTCTGAGGCCCTCCAGAGGGGATGTTTCTGCAGCcaagaaaattgaaaataaatcggAAAAGTTTTGAAGGTCAAAATGTTGCTAGAATTTAGATCCTCACAAGTTCACATGAAAACAATAATGCCCATATAAATCTTGGGATCAGTTAGCTGATCATGTACATTAGAATGATAAAGCATAACAGCAAGGAAGCACAAAATCTACACAAATGATTATTCCAAAAAAGAACACCACTACCGTGCGTGATTGTGCATGTTAGTAACTATGGCATAATTGAGGGATTGTAGTCTAGACTCAAGGAAGAAACAATAGAATAAGAGATAAAAAGCTCGTGTAGTTGATATAGAAAAGTTCTTGTCATATTAGCAGCAGAATTGAAAGGCTATTTAGACCAAGCAAGAGAATCTCAGGCTTATGAAGGGCACATATAGAAAGCGAAACTATACCGAGTAGCTAATCTtcctaaaaatataatatcacaaGTAACAAAACAAcctaaaattgaaataaatgcAGCATAATTATCACAAATTTAAGCAAAtattgtaaattattttattaaagttcattAAACAATTTATCTATTTGGTTAAATATGGGAGCCATCTcatattaatgaaataaatcaaaaataatatttggatTAGATTAAATATCTTGCCACATCTCGGATTGATATCATCATGATTTGCCATGAGATAGTTACAATGAATAGTAGCTTATACGAAATCCCTAAACTGATGTGATCGCCATTTGAACAATTCCATGAGGTTTAGATGAAACTCTGCCTTTCTGAAATTTTATGAGCTCAATGTCAACAGTTGGATGTTAGaatttgttcttgttttttaaatttccaACTTTACGTATTCTTGTTTGTACATATGTAGGTCCAATTTCATTTTTGGATCTTACCcaaattttaacaaatatataaCGCATTTCAAGGAATAAAATGTGACCATTTCAACTAAATAATTCCCGCAAAAGACTTGCCAGAATGAcagttaatttaataaaaatgaacATTATCTAAAAGCTACAAGAAAGTCACCTTGTTTTAGGAGTCTGCATAGCTCAAATAGTCTCTGTGAGCCAAATTGTCAAACTGATTTGCGTAAAACCTGAATGTTTCCTGGGaggaaaaaaagagaaaataataCTTGAATGCTGCTGTCCCACAAGATCTGCAACGTACGGTACATGAAATAGCACAAGCTAAGGGGCAGAGAAGAGATAGAAAAGGATGGGAATTCGATGAAATTTAATGCACTGTAAGTAGCCAAAGTGGATCATTTAAGACACCCTTTATTCAAAATGAACTAGTCACACAACAGAAAAGGAGACATTAAATCCATTCAGAAAGAATACACAGTTACACTCAAGCAACGTCATTTGAAGTATACTGCTTTCTTTTCTTGTCTGACCAAATTAGACTATAAAACTGTGTTTCTTTCTGCTGCACCGAATA
This window of the Primulina huaijiensis isolate GDHJ02 chromosome 3, ASM1229523v2, whole genome shotgun sequence genome carries:
- the LOC140973097 gene encoding interactor of constitutive active ROPs 3-like translates to MQTPKTRNIPSGGPQRTSPRSTSSEAFQKNSSPRAATSEGSIKSSPGVKSQLKPTARYVDHTASSSNLTSKAPKERSPKVADHKSPRSPVSESKHPGKVSELEFQLCQLENDLKSVKDQLSFTEALKDEAWKAGEESNKQLLALSEKLEDSQNQLLDQSATEEVHKLVLREALEGHDLALKYELETIQKQYSHYLSALASALKEIKQLKFQLEIVSGSEASQAKHSDSTRKDFDALKENLGEAQLLVEDMKKQLKECKDSETQAQMRVVETLTELEIAKMMVETLSSDGHKTTEAYEDVASELGQSKARVKLLEELVSKLKVDICNRDSQTQKKYSESEIARTRKTGEESIEAEFASVKVEAEQLRSALEAANTRYNEVQAQNTEKMRKTIEMLEHIKSTSIQREAELEEALRKSKFEIEELKANLIDKETELQGISEENEGLTLKLEKMLSGMRENELESELEKSKADVESLKSRIVEKEEEWLSASGGNETLRMEIKDVNHCKASDEVVSDLESAGAAEKGALMKIAYMMEEVDKSNRRAARMAEQLEAAQTANADMETELRRLKVQLDQWRKAAEAATAMLSAGNNNGHFMERTGSMDSNCSPGMGIINSPYAGDISEDTLKKKNANVLRRFGVLWKKQQK